A part of Candidatus Bathyarchaeota archaeon genomic DNA contains:
- a CDS encoding GIY-YIG nuclease family protein, giving the protein MSFYVYILQCTDGTYYTGYTSDLDERTRQHHNGTGAKYTKSHKPQRVAYVELFGTRSAAMKRERQIKKLSHKQKLALIVSQNKE; this is encoded by the coding sequence ATGTCGTTTTACGTTTACATTTTGCAATGTACCGACGGCACCTACTACACGGGCTACACCAGCGACCTCGACGAGCGGACGCGCCAGCATCACAACGGCACAGGAGCCAAATACACCAAAAGCCACAAGCCCCAACGCGTCGCCTACGTGGAACTCTTTGGCACACGCAGCGCCGCCATGAAGCGGGAACGGCAAATCAAAAAACTCAGCCACAAACAGAAACTGGCTCTGATAGTTTCACAGAATAAAGAGTAG
- a CDS encoding CooT family nickel-binding protein, with the protein MCEFNVIVNGKTEFRDVIYAKVDGDKVTVKNILGQAKEFVGCRIAEVDVPNARLVLVGA; encoded by the coding sequence ATGTGTGAATTCAATGTGATAGTTAACGGAAAAACCGAGTTCAGAGACGTAATCTACGCAAAAGTAGACGGCGACAAAGTAACCGTCAAGAACATTCTGGGGCAAGCTAAAGAGTTCGTTGGCTGCCGCATCGCTGAGGTCGACGTGCCCAACGCGCGGCTTGTGCTGGTCGGGGCCTAG